GAGAAGCATCTTCCAAATGCGCAGCCAACTCATTCAAGCCCAACACAGGAACCCGTCATGACGCCAGAGGCACTTCAAGCCATTGCGGAATCGCTCCGCTCCGAAATCTCAAGGTACGTAATCGGTCAAGCCCACGGTGTTGACTTGCTATTGATTGCCCTGATCTCCAAGGGCCACGTCTTGCTTGAAGGCGTGCCCGGGGTCGGAAAGACCTACCTCGCAAAGACCTTTGCAGCGGCACTCGGACTTGAGTTTGGACGGATTCAATTCACGCCCGACCTGATGCCGGGAGACGTCCTGGGCTCGAATCTCTTCGACTTTCAACAAAGCCAATTCAAGCTGATTCGCGGCCCGATTTTCACTCAGGTGCTGCTCGCTGATGAAATCAACCGCACGCCACCAAAGACGCAATCTGCTCTCTTGGAGGCCATGCAAGAGCGAAAGGTCACTCTGGATGGCAAACGCCACGATCTCGGAGACGGGTTCATGGTGGTCGCCACGCAGAACCCAATCGAGCACGAAGGCACATATCCGCTGCCCGAAGCTCAACTCGACCGCTTCCTCTTTCGAGTAGAAGTGGGCTATCCCAGCCAAAATGAAGAGCACACTTTGGTTGCAACCCACGGAAACAACTCGGAAGTTGAGCTGGGCTTGGAAGCCCCACTCATCTCTTTCGAAACGATCCAAACGGCGAGGCGCCTGGTCTCGAGTATTCAGCTCGCACCTGAACTTATCGATTACTTGGTTGAACTGGTGCGGGCCACTCGAGCCAACCCGGCAATCCTAACCGGAGCCTCACCACGAGCGGCCACCATGCTGGCAGTCGCTGCTCGTGCACAGGCCTGCCTTCGTGGCCGCGATTATGTGATCCCGGACGATATTCAAGAACTCTTCCTACCGGCCATCGCTCATCGAGTGACGCTGAGCCCCGGCGCCGAGATCGAAGGCGTCACTTCAAAAATTGCGCTCTCGCAGATTCTCGAAAGGACACCGGCGCCACGATGATCAGACCGACCAAAAAATCGATTCTGATTATCGCCATCGCGATATTCCCTGCGCTTGTGTCAGTGTTTCTCAACGTGGGCCCTTGGCCATGGGTCATCTCCCTCGTGCCGATTGCAGCGGCGCTACTTGCGGATATCTTCTTTTCACCCAGACTTGATGAAGTTCATGTAGAGGCAGAGCCTCGCCATACCTTCTATCTTGGAGAAAAAGCGACCATTCCCATCAAAGTGGTGTTTCGCTCTCCACACAGGCGGAAAGCCATCGAGGTTGCGGGTGATTTCGCTGGTCCTATTCTTCCTCCCGAACCTGCAGTGGTTTCAGGAGAATTGTTGGGAAACATCGAGCTCTCCCCACACGCACGGGGGCGCATTCACTCGAGTCAACTTTGGATTCGATGGACCGGGCCGCTCGGACTCTTCGAGAAGATCACGACAACAAACTTCTCGCTAGAAGCCGATATCGTGCCCAACACCAAAGCTGTTCAACGAGCGGCCATTCGCCTTGCCACGCACTCGACCCTCTTAGTTGGCGCGAAAACCCAGAACCAGCGTGGCGAAGGCTCCGAGTTCGACGCTCTGAGAAGGTACGTTCAAGGCCTCGATACGCGGTTCATCGACTGGAAAGCCAGCGCCAAGCACAGAAGCCTCCTCTGGCGCGAGCACCGCGTGGAGCGCAACCATAACGTCATACTCGCCATCGACTCAGGCCGTCTCATGAGCGAGCCGATTGACGACTACACCCGCCTTGACCATGCCATAAACGCGGGCCTTATGGTTGGATACGTATCTCTTCGAGCCGGTGATAACGTCGGATTGCTCACCTTCGATTCCG
This Microvenator marinus DNA region includes the following protein-coding sequences:
- a CDS encoding AAA family ATPase; amino-acid sequence: MTPEALQAIAESLRSEISRYVIGQAHGVDLLLIALISKGHVLLEGVPGVGKTYLAKTFAAALGLEFGRIQFTPDLMPGDVLGSNLFDFQQSQFKLIRGPIFTQVLLADEINRTPPKTQSALLEAMQERKVTLDGKRHDLGDGFMVVATQNPIEHEGTYPLPEAQLDRFLFRVEVGYPSQNEEHTLVATHGNNSEVELGLEAPLISFETIQTARRLVSSIQLAPELIDYLVELVRATRANPAILTGASPRAATMLAVAARAQACLRGRDYVIPDDIQELFLPAIAHRVTLSPGAEIEGVTSKIALSQILERTPAPR
- a CDS encoding DUF58 domain-containing protein — its product is MIRPTKKSILIIAIAIFPALVSVFLNVGPWPWVISLVPIAAALLADIFFSPRLDEVHVEAEPRHTFYLGEKATIPIKVVFRSPHRRKAIEVAGDFAGPILPPEPAVVSGELLGNIELSPHARGRIHSSQLWIRWTGPLGLFEKITTTNFSLEADIVPNTKAVQRAAIRLATHSTLLVGAKTQNQRGEGSEFDALRRYVQGLDTRFIDWKASAKHRSLLWREHRVERNHNVILAIDSGRLMSEPIDDYTRLDHAINAGLMVGYVSLRAGDNVGLLTFDSEVRTFIPPLKGVSSAQLLAKHLAPVTYSADEANYTLAITELGTKVKRRSVIIVLTEFIDTIGAELLIENLGRLAKRHLIVFVTLRDPFLKNSQETLPRDIVEVGKTTLAFELESERRLVFKELQRLGVFVVDALPENLSVELINTYLEIHRRELL